AAAATACCCAGAATTGGGAGCAAGAAAGGCATAACGATGAACAAAAGCAGGTTGAGCCCTAGGGCGAGCAGAGGCAATAACAACAATTGAAGTTCAATTTTTACGCCCAATAAGGCAATAAAAATTGTTGCTGGTAGTGCCAAGTTCAAAATGATTTTCTTTATACCAGAGATTTCATCCTTGGACTTAAACTTTACTTTAAGTAAAACCCCAATCAGGATAAAAAATAGAAATACGACCGTTTTTTGAAGACTAATATCCATCGTATTAGGCCAAAACCTTTCCGAGTGCTTGTGTAAAGAGTTTCATTTCATCCATAGTGCCCATACTTACCCTACACCAATCTTTGCCCATAAAATTGAAAGCACGCACCCCAACCTTTAAATTGGTCATTTTTTCAAGAAATGCTTTGCCTTCCATTTCTATTGGAAAAATCATAAAACTGGTATAGGAGGGAACGTATTCAAAACCCATTTGGTCAAGACTTTGATATACATATTCCCTGCACTCGGCATTTAGCTTTCTGGAACTATCCAAAAATTTCGAATCATCCATAGCGCCCATAGCTCCAAAAACAGAAGGGTAGGAAATACCCATTCCGGCACGTGTGATTTTTTGAAGTTTGTTCAATCGTTCCTCTTGGGCTACTGCATAGCCTACACGAAGCCCGGCCATACCGTGAATCTTTGAAAAGGTTCTTGCGATAATTACATCTTTTCCTTCGCTTATTAAAGAAACCATACTCTTTTTCATTCCATCGTCTAAAAATCCAAGATAAGCTTCGTCAATAAAAACAGGTACTTTTTCAGATACCCTTGAGCAAAAGTCCAATAAATCTTCATGCGGTGTTATGGTTCCGGTAGGATTGTTGGGGTTGCAGATATAGATCAGTTTTGTATCCGCATCAATCGCTTTTTCCATAGCATCCAAATTGTGAGACCAATCGTCTTTCAATGGAACTGGTTTCCAGCTTCCGCCCGCTGCTTCGGCAACACGAATCAATGACATATACGCTGGGTCCGCTGAAACTACATTTCCACCATTCATAAATAATACCATGGCGGTTTTTTCCAATAAATCCGAAGAACCAGGTCCCATCATTACATTCTTGCGTTCCACTCCTTCAAACTCTGCAATTTTATCCATTAACTGAAATAATTCTTTCCAAGCATAGCGGTTGCCACCAGCTGCTGAATTTTTCAATGCTTCCAACGCCATTGGTGAAGGCCCATAAGGATTTTCATTTGCGTTGAGTTTAGCAGCCAGAACAGGAAACTCCCTTAAGTTTTTGGGAAGGTATTCTTTAAAGAAAGGACTATAAACCGCATCGCCATTTGAATCGAGCTGGAGCGGTAGTTCCAGATTTTTAGAAAATCCTAAGTAAGGTGCTGCAAGTACACCACCAGCGGTAAGAACCCCAGTTTTTATCCAATTTCTTCTGTTGATTTTTTTAGTTTCCATGAGCAATGTTAATTTGAGTTAGCTATAGTCACTAAATTAAAGGCAGGGGAAGAAAAAACCTATGGTAATACGATAAAAATCAATGGGTTAAAATATATAAAAATGAATTTGACACTGTAGAAATTATCAATCTGTCATACTGATAATTGCAATAAAGATATATTTTATGGTACTTGTATTGCCTTAAACCCAAGCATATGGAAAATCAAAATTTCTCCAAGTTTCAGAAAAACTAGAGTTATGACTCCAATTCTTTGGCAATCCAATCAAAGCTTTCTTCGATATTTGGAAACACTTGTTCTTGAGGAACCAAATCTGGAATGATACCAACTGAAGTCAGGATGTCCTTAGGTTGTTCTTTTAGTCCGGTAATAACAACCTTCATTCCTTTAAGGGTCAAATCCAAAACGGCATTTTCCAAAGCGTAAACCCCAGACTGATCTACATGTGGCACCCTATCCATTCGGAAAACTAAAATCTTTATTTCATTGCCAACGTTTTTGACCTGCTCTTGAAAATGGGAAGTAAATCCAAAAAATAAAGGGCCATACAAATGTTTGATATAGATTTGCTCCCTAAATTTCTGAGACAGGTCGGTTTCATCTTCCCATGGTTTTTCTCCATCAAAACCGGCCAATGTTCCCACTTGCATGCCTTTTTCACCAATATCACTTGCTCTCTTCATAAACAGTAGTGCTGCGAGTGTTACACCTATACCTACAGCTTGTATCAAACTGCCAAACGTTGTCCAAAGTAATACGATGAGAAGAACAGCAGCATCTGCCTTGGGAATGATCCTTAAATGTTTTAATCCCCTTTTGTCAATAATCTTAAAACCTATGGGAATCAAAATACCAGCCAATACTGCCAATGGGATAAATGCGGCAAGAGAGCTAAGACCCAACAGAACAGTTAATAAAAATGCCCCATGTAAAGCACCAGATAGTCTGGTACGGCCACCATTATTAATGTTGACAACCGTGCCTTTTGTAGCTCCGGCCCCAGGGATTCCTCCAATGAGCGCTGCAGCCATATTCCCAATACCCTGACCGATCAATTCGCGATTGCTGTTGTGCTTTGTTTTGGTCATGTTGTCTGCTATTACAGAAGTCAACAAAGAATCTATTGAGCCCAAAACGGCCAATACCATTCCATATTCCAATACCATAAAGTAGGCACTGCTGTCTACGCTAAATAAACCTTCCCATTGTAACGCTGGCAAACCAGATGGGATTTCACCAATGATGGGTACATCCCATTTGATGAAATAGGCAAAAATGGATACTCCTATCAATGCCACCAATGCACTTGGGATAGCTTTTGTAATCTTTGGAAAAATATAATAAATAAGAACGGTCAATCCGCCCAAGGCCAATGCTTGCCAGTTGAACTCTGCAAACATTCTGGGCAAATCCATAACAACTTTGATCGTGGACTTTGGCGAACCCAATCCAACAAATGGGAAGATTTGTAAAATGATGATAATCAACCCTACACCGCTCATAAAACCTGATATCACAGGATAAGGAAAATATTTGATGTAACCAGCAATATTGATCAGTCCAAAAATAATTTGTAAAGCACCTC
The nucleotide sequence above comes from Flagellimonas sp. HMM57. Encoded proteins:
- a CDS encoding histidinol-phosphate transaminase translates to METKKINRRNWIKTGVLTAGGVLAAPYLGFSKNLELPLQLDSNGDAVYSPFFKEYLPKNLREFPVLAAKLNANENPYGPSPMALEALKNSAAGGNRYAWKELFQLMDKIAEFEGVERKNVMMGPGSSDLLEKTAMVLFMNGGNVVSADPAYMSLIRVAEAAGGSWKPVPLKDDWSHNLDAMEKAIDADTKLIYICNPNNPTGTITPHEDLLDFCSRVSEKVPVFIDEAYLGFLDDGMKKSMVSLISEGKDVIIARTFSKIHGMAGLRVGYAVAQEERLNKLQKITRAGMGISYPSVFGAMGAMDDSKFLDSSRKLNAECREYVYQSLDQMGFEYVPSYTSFMIFPIEMEGKAFLEKMTNLKVGVRAFNFMGKDWCRVSMGTMDEMKLFTQALGKVLA
- a CDS encoding SulP family inorganic anion transporter; this encodes MIKSIYNSKYLKGDVTGGLVAGVVALPLALAFGVQSGLGAIAGLYGAIAVGILAALFGGTATQASGPTGPMTVVSAALVANAIEVAGSLQDAMGIILLSFLVGGALQIIFGLINIAGYIKYFPYPVISGFMSGVGLIIIILQIFPFVGLGSPKSTIKVVMDLPRMFAEFNWQALALGGLTVLIYYIFPKITKAIPSALVALIGVSIFAYFIKWDVPIIGEIPSGLPALQWEGLFSVDSSAYFMVLEYGMVLAVLGSIDSLLTSVIADNMTKTKHNSNRELIGQGIGNMAAALIGGIPGAGATKGTVVNINNGGRTRLSGALHGAFLLTVLLGLSSLAAFIPLAVLAGILIPIGFKIIDKRGLKHLRIIPKADAAVLLIVLLWTTFGSLIQAVGIGVTLAALLFMKRASDIGEKGMQVGTLAGFDGEKPWEDETDLSQKFREQIYIKHLYGPLFFGFTSHFQEQVKNVGNEIKILVFRMDRVPHVDQSGVYALENAVLDLTLKGMKVVITGLKEQPKDILTSVGIIPDLVPQEQVFPNIEESFDWIAKELES